One segment of Babesia bigemina genome assembly Bbig001, chromosome : II DNA contains the following:
- a CDS encoding vesicle transport protein, putative — protein MGDLTLLCRASDGLPLVEIWEDRISPESLDLNSNEVSKVTQSIKINARMICRKLPPNSTKCSIMEGDVCYHYMVEGGICYMTVTSTEYPKKLAFLYLAELCAAFEKELETQRKSHSPNDPLRAIAKPYSFMTFDRTIHKIKANFKDPNSSKALHMINNSLNEVTNIMRRNIDEILQRGENLEDIGRMADGLKAETLKFKTSSKLLAQQSLLEKYLVFVIVAVVIIMCYYFAFGSTKGTT, from the exons ATGGGCGATCTGACACTTTTATGTCGAGCCTCCGACGGCCTACCCCTCGTGGAAATATGGGAAGACAGAATCTCTCCGGAATCGTTAGATTTAAACTCCAACGAGGTATCAAAGGTAACGCAATCTATAAAAATAAATGCTCGCATGATCTGCCGGAAACTGCCGCCAAACTCGACAAAATGCTCCATCATGGAAGGTGACGTATGCTACCATTACATGGTGGAGGGTGGAATCTGCTACATGACGGTAACTTCTACTGAGTATCCCAAGAAACTAGCATTTCTCTACCTTGCTGAACTGTGCGCTGCATTTGAGAAAGAGCTAGAAACACAAAGGAAATCGCATTCTCCGAACGACCCATTACGCGCCATTGCTAAGCCGTACAGTTTCATGACATTTG ATCGCACCATCCATAAAATAAAGGCTAACTTCAAAGATCCGAACTCAAGCAAGGCACTGCATATGATCAACAATAGCCTCAACGAGGTCACCAACATCATGCGGCGCAACATCGACGAAATACTGCAGCGTGGAGAAAACCTAGAAG ATATTGGCCGCATGGCAGACGGACTCAAAGCTGAAACTCTGAAGTTCAAAACATCATCAAAGCTGCTGGCCCAGCAAAGCCTACTCGAAAAATATCTGGTGTTTGTTATTGTGGCTGTTGTCATCATCATGTGTTACTATTTCGCCTTCGGAAGCACTAAGGGGACCACATGA
- a CDS encoding ubiquitin-conjugating enzyme, putative yields MSTFARRRIVQDISKVTKDPPDGVRVEPFAENMMVCHAVITGPKNTLWETGSFHLLVRFTEDYPTKPPKIKFLSRIFHPNVYSDGRICLDILQNQWTAIYDISAVLMSIQSLLSDPNIKSPANTEAATMLEKDRVTYDKNVLRCVEDSWILPVVTENVLEF; encoded by the coding sequence ATGTCTACCTTTGCCAGGCGACGCATTGTGCAGGACATATCCAAGGTGACAAAGGATCCTCCGGACGGTGTGCGTGTTGAGCCTTTCGCTGAAAACATGATGGTGTGCCACGCTGTTATCACTGGGCCTAAGAACACATTGTGGGAAACAGGGAGTTTCCACCTTCTTGTCAGGTTCACCGAGGACTATCCCACTAAGCCTCCTAAAATAAAATTTCTGTCAAGAATATTTCATCCCAACGTTTATTCCGATGGAAGAATATGCTTGGACATATTACAGAACCAATGGACCGCAATTTACGATATCTCTGCCGTACTCATGTCGATACAGTCACTGCTGAGTGACCCCAACATAAAATCTCCTGCAAACACCGAGGCAGCTACAATGTTAGAGAAAGACAGAGTAACGTATGACAAGAATGTGTTGCGATGTGTCGAAGATTCATGGATTTTGCCTGTCGTTACAGAGAATGTATTGGAGTTCTAA
- a CDS encoding CG8, putative, whose protein sequence is MHLNVIICRLQPHASLRGTIIKRTFATTPPIHHLPPPPPREFNEDGTPKKYRNSKAVYNHRYNWEAWTLRPAGVFHTVLVGEFGRQHRPWTAWVLQYPIYIVAVPSVLAVFTLAFLIQNMMLIGVKPKRYTVEWIEAQKERELAENTNPISRYLDRRRSERGPNWMLRNYMPSHPYFLFLGDYYKDPDAEESE, encoded by the exons ATGCATCTCAATGTGATAATCTGCCGGCTACAGCCGCACGCGTCTTTGCGCG GTACCATAATCAAGAGGACCTTCGCGACTACGCCGCCGATACATCACTTAcccccgccgccgcctcgCGAATTCAACGAAGATGGCACGCCCAAAAAGTATCGCAACTCGAAGGCCGTCTACAACCACAGGTACAACTGGGAGGCCTGGACGCTGCGCCCGGCTGGCGTTTTCCACACGGTTCTCGTCGGCGAGTTCGGCAGACAGCACAGGCCGTGGACTGCGTGGGTGCTGCAATACCCCATATATATAGTGGCCGTGCCGTCCGTGCTAGCAGTGTTCACGTTGGCATTCCTCATCCAGAACATGATGCTCATCGGGGTCAAGCCCAAGAGATACACCGTTGAATGGATAGAGGCGCAGAAGGAGAGGGAGCTGGCCGAAAACACGAATCCAATTTCAAGGTACCTCGATCGCCGACGCAGT GAACGTGGGCCGAACTGGATGCTGCGGAACTATATGCCTAGCCACCCCTACTTCCTGTTCCTAGGCGACTACTACAAGGACCCTGATGCCGAGGAGTCCGAATAG
- a CDS encoding helicase associated domain containing protein, putative, which translates to MDATTELPIWFHKDEILSKLRSSQVLLLTGETGSGKSTFLPKILHENGYSDSTIVITQPRRVAAVSLARHVASLFSCDVGKLVGFAVRFLNCCGEETKIKYVTDGVLLREVLVDHLFSKYSVVVIDEAHERSIRSDVLLGVLRTCIPQRRDLKVIIMSATLRSSAFANFFTDCEIVRVAGRTFPLDIYYAPQPQEDYLEAAMLTILQINLTYKNGDVLVFLTGQDDIEALDHMLQNKVAVITQFLKSSGVQVGGNVADVMRATEVLLGDTPYELKYWKELEIVSLYAALPLQQQSKVFKPTPDGHRKVVLATNIAETSVTIPGIRFVVDSGLMKQKLFCAKNCFESLVIQKISKDSADQRAGRAGRMGPGKVFRLYTTESFTSMRVSRIPEMQCTNVSHVYLELKMIGIKNPLDFPLIDPPSKNALLAAAMELYRLDALDCKGNLTETGKKMGHIPLLPRHARLLLCSAEFSCTSEMLTIVAMLSTDLTLFSSEKHDKEAFKMRKNLANPSGDHLTLLNMYTIWNDTPNRKETCKQFGFNAAAFERASEIRSQLVEILTKRVGFINIPSCKDSSEWDNVLKCLCKGGWMNMASINSDSKSYKIEIQNKTVVIHPHSVLFSKRPLPPLVVFDECTSTRKAYIQNVSEISQDWVTQLLPRLSLTGSNTCS; encoded by the exons ATGGATGCAACTACGGAATTGCCAATATGGTTTCACAAGGATGAAATATTGTCAAAGCTTAGGTCTTCTCAGGTGTTGTTGCTCACTGGAGAGACGGGAAGCGGAAAGTCCACCTTCCTCCCGAAGATTCTCCACGAAAATGGATACAGTGACAGCACAATCGTCATCACGCAGCCTCGGCGTGTGGCGGCTGTGTCGCTCGCGCGGCACGTTGCCTCCCTGTTCAGCTGTGACGTAGGGAAACTGGTGGGATTCGCGGTGAGATTCCTCAACTGCTGCGGCGAGGAAACGAAGATCAAGTACGTCACGGACGGAGTGCTACTACGCGAAGTGCTGGTTGATCATCTTTTCTCAAAGTACTCCGTAGTAGTTATAGATGAGGCCCACGAACGCTCCATACGCAGCGACGTGTTACTGGGTGTCCTGCGCACATGCATACCACAGAGGCGCGACCTCAAAGTAATCATAATGTCCGCCACGTTGCGGTCCAGTGCATTCGCAAATTTTTTCACAGATTGTGAGATCGTACGTGTTGCTGGCAGGACATTTCCTCTCGATATCTACTACGCACCGCAACCGCAAGAGGACTACCTCGAG GCGGCAATGTTGACCATCCTGCAGATAAACCTGACGTACAAAAATGGTGATGTCTTGGTTTTTCTGACTGGGCAGGATGATATAGAGGCATTGGATCATATGCTGCAAAACAAGGTGGCTGTCATTACACAGTTCCTGAAGTCGTCGGGAGTTCAAGTTGGGGGAAACGTAGCAGACGTGATGCGAGCCACTGAAGTGCTTCTAGGTGATACACCGTACGAACTTAAATACTGGAAAGAACTAGAAATCGTCTCACTATACGCCGCACTCCCGCTGCAACAACAGTCTAAAGTTTTTAAGCCCACACCTGACGGACACCGCAAAGTCGTGCTGGCAACCAACATAGCAGAAACAAGCGTAACCATTCCCGGCATCAGATTCGTGGTGGACAGTGGATTGATGAAACAGAAGTTGTTCTGCGCGAAGAATTGCTTTGAGTCGTTAGTAATACAAAAAATTTCGAAAGACTCGGCtgatcaacgtgctggacGAGCGGGACGTATGGGTCCAG GAAAGGTTTTTCGTCTGTACACTACGGAATCGTTCACCTCAATGCGTGTATCCCGCATACCGGAGATGCAATGCACCAATGTATCGCACGTTTACCTGGAGCTAAAG ATGATTGGAATAAAGAACCCGCTGGACTTTCCCCTTATAGATCCACCAAGCAAAAACGCTCTGCTCGCCGCAGCAATGGAACTCTACCGTCTGGACGCACTCGATTGCAAGGGTAACCTGACAGAAACAGG GAAAAAGATGGGACACATACCATTACTGCCACGTCATGCGAGGCTTCTTTTGTGCTCTGCGGAATTTAGCTGCACCTCGGAAATGCTGACTATCGTGGCGATGCTGTCCACCGATTTGACTCTTTTCTCGTCTGAAAAACACGACAAAGAAGCTTTTAAAATGCGGAAAAACCTCGCCAACCCCAGTGGAGACCACCTCACGTTGCTCAATATGTATACCATCTGGAACGACACGCCAAACAGAAAGGAGACCTGTAAACAATTCGGATTCAACGCTGCCGCATTCGAAAGAGCGTCCGAAATACGATCTCAACTCGTAGAAATACTTACAAAACGCGTCGGGTTCATCAACATACCCAGTTGTAAGGACTCGTCAGAATGGGACAACGTGCTGAAGTGCCTCTGTAAGGGAGGGTGGATGAACATGGCCTCAATAAACAGCGACTCAAAGTCATACAAAATCGAAATACAAAACAAGACGGTGGTTATACATCCGCACTCCGTGTTATTCTCAAAGCGACCGCTACCGCCCCTGGTGGTATTCGACGAATGCACAAGCACAAGGAAGGCATACATTCAAAACGTATCAGAGATATCACAAGACTGGGTAACGCAGCTGTTACCTAGGCTGTCACTCACAGGATCGAATACGTGTAGCTAA
- a CDS encoding endonuclease/exonuclease/phosphatase family protein, putative: MPPIGYNYALVKASSDSDNITITLNWNGRELNLDRKKSETLNVTLARLKRSLQKNSNPLSKRQTNVIDVELCDQPTGKCEMWRKPKKTTDMCDTSIMESTIENSMSASLTAITTVVGDYSISFLTNMFKPIEEDKTLEEVIQNASFISVNDTLIQVHTNVFRVQEVRVGPRAMVGCPVSLHVESDGHWRNDVYVEWLDEKGCILHHGPIYVPTEDMEGRHIKARVSHKQLRWNVVNSNYCEVFDSPKNRWQQERIVAFNNAPVKNSLLHLQSKQGGIRVMSFNILSPTYVSNEEAIDRFFPYCSPEWLDSSFRNPLILREILLVNPQVICLQECSTSAYREYMEPILSQNYHAWLTIKNQASDEGCCMFLQKGVFDVLEVQGISFKEEIIKPEYRGVLTRIGAANWLNYDPDTYFNRYHTIFQMCCVRNKLDDGGGVLFLANTHLYFHPHGRHIRLLQAYVLLNELERFKRQCGNKHSFDVNVESSTIICGDFNSFNTEGTFQIITNGWVPYDHEDFDYGLKFGYERFNPNEHNAKFPRGRKEENASRRSDSEERLEVPNCTGYQDSYGGEELPFTNFVKTFSGTLDYIFHSKNLQVKRCMPGISQEDAEEFEGLPSKLYPSDHISIAVDFF, from the exons ATGCCGCCAATTGGTTACAATTATGCGCTGGTAAAGGCGTCATCGGATTCCGACAATATCACCATCACCTTGAATTGGAACGGTAGGGAACTCAACTTGGATCGGAAAAAAAGTGAGACACTTAATGTGACCCTAGCTAGGCTGAAGCGTTCTCTACAAAAAAATTCCAACCCTTTATCAAAGCGGCAGACAAACGTTATAGATGTAGAATTATGTGATCAGCCCACTGGTAAATGCGAAATGTGGCGCAAACCTAAGAAAACAACGGATATGTGTGATACCTCCATAATGGAATCTACCATCGAAAATTCAATGAGTGCATCACTTACAGCCATTACCACAGTGGTAGGAGATTACTCGATATCTTTTCTAACGAATATGTTCAAGCCTATTGAGGAGGATAAAACATTAGAAGAAGTCATACAAAACGCTTCTTTCATATCCGTCAATGATACGCTCATACAGGTACATACGAATGTGTTTCGTGTACAGGAGGTTAGAGTGGGACCGAGAGCGATGGTAGGTTGTCCAGTGTCACTGCATGTAGAGTCGGACGGGCATTGGAGAAATGATGTCTATGTGGAATGGCTCGATGAAAAAGGATGTATCCTACACCATGGCCCAATTTATGTGCCAACTGAGGATATGGAAGGTCGCCATATAAAGGCGAGGGTGTCACACAAACAATTAAGGTGGAATGTCGTCAACTCCAATTATTGTGAAGTATTTGACAGCCCAAAAAACCGATGGCAACAAGAGCGCATAGTGGCTTTCAACAATGCTCCGGTGAAAAATTCTCTACTACATTTGCAAAGTAAACAAGGGGGTATTCGCGTTATGTCCTTTAATATACTATCTCCGACATACGTCTCGAATGAAGAAGCGATCGATAGGTTCTTTCCTTACTGTTCTCCAGAGTGGTTGGATAGCAGTTTCCGCAATCCACTTATACTCAGAGAAATACTTTTGGTTAATCCGCAAGTTATTTGTCTTCAGGAATGCTCAACAAGCGCTTATCGCGAGTATATGGAACCTATTCTGAGTCAGAACTATCACGCGTGGTTAACCATAAAGAATCAAGCCTCCGACGAGGGTTGCTGTATGTTCTTGCAGAAGGGGGTATTTGACGTATTGGAGGTGCAAGGTATCTCCTTCAAAGAGGAAATTATAAAACCGGAATATCGAGGGGTGCTAACGAGGATAGGGGCGGCCAACTGGTTGAATTATGACCCAGATACGTATTTCAACAGATATCATACAATATTCCAAATGTGTTGTGTTAGGAACAAATTAGATGATGGTGGCGGTGTCCTGTTTCTAGCAAATACCCATCTATATTTTCATCCTCACGGCCGCCATATACGTctcctgcaagcatatgtATTGCTTAACGAACTGGAACGATTCAAGCGGCAATGCGGTAACAAACACAGCTTTGATGTTAACGTCGAATCGAGCACTATAATTTGTGGAGATTTTAATTCCTTCAATACAGAGGGGACCTTCCAGATAATAACGAACGGGTGGGTTCCCTATGATCATGAGGATTTTGATTACGGCCTAAAATTTGGGTATGAAAGGTTCAATCCAAACGAGCACAATGCTAAGTTTCCTAGGGGGAGGAAAGAGGAGAATGCGAGCCGTAGGTCGGACTCGGAAGAACGGTTGGAAGTTCCCAACTGTACAGGATACCAGGATTCATATGGAGGCGAAGAACTACCATTCACAAACTTTGTCAAAACGTTCAGTGGCACACTCGACTACATTTTTCATTCCAAGAATCTACAG GTCAAGCGTTGTATGCCCGGCATAAGCCAAGAAGACGCGGAAGAATTTGAAGGTCTACCATCCAAGTTATACCCTTCAGATCATATTTCAATAGCTGTCGACTTTTTTTAG
- a CDS encoding T-complex protein 1 epsilon subunit, putative, with amino-acid sequence MNVAVDEFGKPFVILRQQEKKRLTGLDAHKANIMAAKAIASTLKTSLGPRGMDKIIVSPDGKVTVTNDGATILQKIEVEHQCAKLLVDLSKSQDEEIGDGTTGVVILAGALLERALRLLDKGLHPLRIADGYETACDIAIKRLEEIANEQDVSYSPVKNAEIYKKAAYTALGSKVVSSCQDHLADIAVSAVMAVQDKERRDVNLELIKIEAVTGGRLEDTCLVEGIVLTKEFSHSQMTKTVRDARIAILSCPFEPPKSKTKSRIEISTVEDYEKLQACEKQYFENMVQRVVDSKANVVICQWGFDDEANHLLMKKGISAVRWVGGAELELVAIATGGKIVGRFEDLDESKLGRAEVVREVATGTEHQEFIFIEKCQKTKSVTVLISGGNGVYVEETKRCIHDAICCVRNLVRDSRVLGGGGAPEIAASLAVEAAAVKLNTLEQFAVQAFSEALLEIPMALADNSGLNVFDMVAKATQMQRTNCHVGIDCLRGSVGDLRERGIFESLHSKVQQLSLATQVVKMILKIDDVICPTEIQ; translated from the coding sequence ATGAATGTGGCCGTTGACGAATTCGGTAAGCCCTTCGTGATTCTACGCCAGCAGGAGAAGAAGCGGCTTACAGGGCTAGATGCGCACAAGGCAAATATCATGGCGGCCAAAGCCATTGCAAGTACGCTTAAAACATCACTTGGTCCACGTGGTATGGACAAAATTATTGTAAGTCCTGATGGCAAAGTCACGGTGACAAATGATGGAGCAACCATACTACAAAAGATAGAAGTCGAGCACCAGTGCGCTAAACTTTTGGTGGACCTCTCAAAGAGCCAAGATGAGGAAATCGGGGATGGAACTACCGGTGTTGTTATATTGGCAGGAGCTCTACTCGAAAGGGCGCTGCGTCTATTGGATAAGGGGTTACATCCATTACGGATAGCAGACGGATACGAAACGGCCTGTGATATCGCCATCAAACGACTTGAGGAAATTGCAAATGAGCAGGATGTATCATACTCCCCGGTAAAAAATGCGGAAATTTACAAGAAGGCGGCATACACTGCATTGGGGTCAAAGGTAGTGTCTAGCTGTCAGGACCACCTCGCGGACATCGCAGTTAGCGCCGTAATGGCCGTTCAGGACAAAGAACGCAGGGATGTAAACCTTGAACTCATCAAAATAGAGGCAGTTACCGGTGGGAGACTGGAGGATACTTGCCTAGTTGAAGGCatcgtgctgaccaaggagTTCAGTCATTCCCAAATGACCAAAACCGTCAGGGATGCCCGCATAGCTATTTTATCATGCCCATTCGAACCACCCAAGTCAAAAACTAAAAGTCGCATCGAAATATCTACTGTGGAGGATTACGAAAAGCTGCAAGCGTGTGAGAAACAGTATTTCGAAAACATGGTCCAACGCGTAGTAGACAGCAAGGCCAATGTAGTTATATGCCAGTGGGGTTTCGATGATGAAGCAAATCACTTACTGATGAAGAAGGGTATTTCTGCCGTACGTTGGGTTGGTGGCGCTGAACTGGAACTTGTCGCCATAGCTACGGGAGGCAAAATCGTTGGGCGCTTCGAAGATCTAGATGAGAGTAAATTGGGACGCGCAGAGGTTGTTCGTGAGGTTGCAACTGGTACAGAGCATCAGGAATTCATATTTATTGAAAAGTGCCAAAAAACAAAATCGGTTACCGTACTTATTTCTGGGGGAAATGGTGTCTATGTAGAAGAAACAAAACGCTGCATTCACGACGCCATTTGCTGCGTGCGTAACCTCGTACGCGATTCTCGTGTTCTGGGTGGAGGAGGAGCGCCAGAAATAGCTGCATCGCTCGCCGTGGAGGCCGCTGCCGTTAAGCTTAATACGTTGGAACAGTTCGCAGTACAGGCATTTAGCGAAGCGCTACTCGAAATTCCTATGGCACTAGCGGACAACTCTGGACTTAACGTCTTCGATATGGTAGCAAAAGCGACGCAAATGCAGCGGACGAATTGTCATGTTGGCATCGATTGCCTACGCGGAAGCGTTGGCGACCTTCGAGAACGCGGTATATTCGAGTCGTTGCACTCGAAGGTTCAACAACTGTCTTTGGCTACACAGGTGGTGAAGATGATATTGAAAATAGATGATGTAATATGCCCCACTGAGATTCAGTGA
- a CDS encoding 40S ribosomal protein S11, putative — MDRGDAQVYKAYQKQPTVSVAKLEKLGRKARYWRDVGMGFTTPKEAKEGTYIDKKCPFTGNVSIRGRIIKGMVISTKMKRTIIMRVNYLHYVKKYNRFEKRHKNIACHCSPCFEPNAGDIVTVGQCRPLSKTVRFNVLKVERNQIFGNPRKQFRLF, encoded by the exons ATGGATCGCGGAGATGCTCAG GTGTACAAAGCCTACCAAAAGCAGCCCACTGTAAGTGTGGCTAAGCTCGAGAAGCTTGGCCGCAAGGCTCGCTACTGGAGGGATGTTGGTATGGGTTTCACCACCCCCAAGGAAGCCAAGGAAGGCACCTACATCGACAAGAAGTGCCCCTTCACCGGCAACGTCTCCATCCGTGGAAGGATCATCAA GGGCATGGTCATCTCCACGAAAATGAAGCGCACCATCATTATGCGCGTCAACTACCTCCATTACGTGAAGAAATACAACCGTTTCGAGAAACGCCACAAGAACATTGCGTGCCACTGCTCGCCGTGCTTCGAGCCCAACGCCGGTGACATCGTAACCGTTGGCCAGTGCAGGCCTCTGTCCAAGACTGTGCGTTTCAACGTGTTGAAGGTGGAGAGGAACCAGATTTTCGGTAACCCCAGGAAGCAGTTCCGCCTCTTCTAA